Proteins from a single region of Plasmodium brasilianum strain Bolivian I chromosome 13, whole genome shotgun sequence:
- a CDS encoding hypothetical protein (conserved Plasmodium protein), whose product MKRYNIHNSKLYNPKKVKVECEYENELRKKDYSSSSIFDYNLSHLKRIEDIEERNLERLSFFHLEENRKRRKINFLNIFDHLKNSSKDTKKTGDGCDEVGDDSCHNNGDSNRKHNTTNIPYQSKNERTKKSKAASLNSNNPINNEYNNNSKEKLNKGNLVDDWKIEENMGNKKGIDIKNKYYEKINNILKEAHMSKIARKTNRNGCKYLCAR is encoded by the coding sequence atgaaaagatataatattcataacaGTAAGTTGTATAATcctaaaaaagtaaaagtagAATGTGAATATGAGAAtgaattaagaaaaaaagactATTCCTCATCAAGTATTTTTGACTACAATTTATCACATTTGAAAAGAATTGAAGACATAGAAGAAAGAAATTTAGAAAGATTAAgcttttttcatttagaagaaaatcgaaagagaagaaaaattaattttttaaatatatttgatcaTTTGAAAAATAGTAGTAAAGATACAAAGAAGACTGGAGATGGTTGTGATGAAGTGGGTGATGATAGCTGTCATAATAATGGCGATTCTAATAGAAAACATAATACGACGAATATTCCCTATCAGAGTAAAAATGAAAGGACTAAAAAAAGTAAGGCGGCTAGTCTAAATAGCAATAACCCAATAAATAATGAGTATAACAACAACagtaaggaaaaattaaataaaggaAACTTGGTGGATGATTggaaaatagaagaaaatatgggaaacaaaaaaggaatcgacataaaaaataaatattatgaaaaaataaataacatacTAAAAGAAGCACACATGAGCAAAATTGCTAGAAAGACTAACCGAAATGGATGTAAATATTTGTGTGCTCGATAA